The genomic DNA GCCAGACTCCAATAATCTGGTTATCAGATCTCAATCCAGTAGAACCCCTTTGAACAAGAGATTCACACTATTgatgagcaacaaaaaaaaaaaaaaaaaaaaaaaaaaaaaaagtgtgatgcTTTCATGTCCAAATGGATTTAAGGAaggtttcctttttcttcttgtttacaTAGTGTGAATAACCAAAGCAGTTCTGGGTCCAATACTTCATGCTTTTACAAGCATAACCAACAATCAAGTGAACTAAGCTAATCCAAAAACAGGTAATTATCAATATGCTTATTTAGATGCTTCATGATGCAAATGTGATTATGTAAAGCAAAATCAATTTTAGTtgaaagacaaaacattaaaattaaacatacatGGCAAGTTAATTGATCACAAAGGGTGTTTCATGGCCAACACTATGGAGATTGAATGTGAGTGGATCTAAAGCTGTGAAATGAACCTTAAGTTATCAGAATCCATATTTTGGTAACTTGTCCAAATAAAAAGGATAGAGGAAGATGTGTAGTCACAGGAACTCCCAGGAGTCCATATCTGTAAAAACCATGTGATtgagaaatgttgcaaaaagaAATTCCTGAAGCAGCCGAAAGAACCCGATCTGCAAACAGCTCcgacataaaacaaaagaagtgaCAGATAAAGATGTGAGGAGAAAGCTAACACAATAAGGAGCTGAACAGAGGTTGGGAGGACAAGAGAAACCAGATTGTGGTGAGACTGAACAgttacatatatttttctttttcttcgtCTCATTCATGCTGTCGTCACACAGACAAAGGAACATGGAGCCTCCATGCTGTGTCGGCCTGAAGGATCCATTTTAGAGTGCCAATCAAAAATGAGTCTTGGTCATTTACATACTGTATCAACTGGGAAAGACCATTGAAAACCAGGGGAGCAACTCCTCCTGCTGGTCACTGTGGGGCACTGCACCTCTCAAAAAATGCAGATGTGGCAAATGCAACAATTTAACAACAAAGTTTTACGTTAGTCTTAATTGttctatttaaaatgaaaagaaacaataaaagtcattttgacaaaaatatattttcacccTATTTTTGTCAGCATCACATAAAAGCCCATTTTTAAGATGggcaaagaaaacaattatgaactggaaagaaaattgtgaacggcaaagtttttcttttacaaatataaatctgaaaagtatggcAAGCATTTGAGTTCTGCCCTACTTCAATGAGATGATAAAAAGATAAgtaattattcaaatatttggaataattgaattaaataacaATACACTGCAATCTCCAAAAGATGGATGTTCACCTAAAATGGCAGCGAAAGATGCAAAGAGGGCCATGGTAACTcgggaggagctgcagggatgTGCAGCTCAGGctgaaaaacctgcagctgagaTAACTCAAATAAATCTTTATGGTAAAGTGGCAAAATTTAAGCAAACATATttcagaaaaccaaaataagTCACGCTGGCAGAACATGTAGGGGAAAAAGCAACTTTGCGAAGAAATGCACTCTGCTCAGATGAGAGCAAAAAGCTGGAAGAATAAAGGACATTTCTGCAAGACAACCTGCTAGAGGCTCAAAATAACTTGAGACTAGGGCAATTTTACACTACTTTGCGTTGgtatatgaaataaaatccaattagTATTAGTTAGTATTGtatagaaaaactgaaaaaatattgcCTTTCTtgaaaataactgtttttagtttttttttttcatttacaacagaaatatttataaaatgactaaataatttgatttaattacaCTGCCATGAAATGCTTTGCTTAAACCAGACTgcaaaacacaataattttCAGTGTTGCAGTTCTGACAGATAGGTGCAATAAAATAGAATCAATCAAGATGAAACATTCAAgtactatttttattatttccataaACACCCATTCCAACAAACATACAAATTTAATGCATGACAAATATTCAATCTCCaagtattgttttaaaatatcttttgtttttgacatcAGAAGCTTATTAAAGATCTTTTTGTTTGCCAAACTAAGCCGGCGATACCTTAACTGTTGGCACTCTGTGTGTTCATCAAATGGttgtaaaaatatcttaaaagcacaaagaagAAATCAAAACTTAAAGTGTCTAAAACCCTGCAAGACTACCGTCCCCAAAGAAACAATAAGAAGCAAAAATATCTATATAATACTCGTAATAATTAATTCAATATCTAATCAAAATGTCAACATCAACAgattggtttttttaaaaaaaagattttgtgttcatttcatTAGAAAATACAGTCATCTAAAAGAGTTTTCTGGGCTCATTTTATGGAGTTTCAGTGCTGTACAGCACTGAAACTCCATAAAATAATATACATCCCCATTTATCCCATTCTATGCTAAACAAAATCTATTCCCAAGAGAAACAATTTTTGAATAAGCACAACTTCTGAGTGAAAATGTGAAGCTCTGCTAACAAAACAggctttaattttcattttgttcaaagaAGTTGGGCTAAGAAAGCAGCgtaacagcaacaaaataaaatctatgaaTAATTCAAATGATAATTCCTAATAATTATATTAACATCTAGATCAACATCCTGGAATCTGTGAAGCAATGATTTAGTTGAACTTTGGCAGAAGAAACAGCAAAGGAACATTTGAACCACAGCTCTTCTTTTTAAGGCGTTCAGGTGCTAAAAACTAGAGAAATCTTTCCAGaagaacaaaataatcaaaatagaAAACCTTACATGGTTTTGTGTTAACCGTTTGAGAATAAAGCTACAAAATTTCTCGACATTATGGCTCACCAAACAGCTTAATGATAATAAAGATAAAAGGGTAATTTCCACCATTACATTAAAGCAACCAACTATTAGGAGTTTGACTGGGTTAAGGCAATAAAACTATCAAACATGTTGAGCACTTTAAACCTCCAAGAATCTAAAATGTATTCAAGCAAAGTTTTAATCATTCTTCTCTGGAGTGCAGAAACAGAAAggcacaatttttatttaacaatgaaacatattttatgtcttaaaaaaagcttttttctctAAGAATACATACCTTTTACTCTTGgcacttttattaaaaactaaaaacaaccatAATTGACTTATTATTAAAAATCGAAGCCTTAAAAGTAAATATGAGTTTGATCGGACTCATTCGATTCAAGATGTCGCAGAACCTTTCAAGTCTCAAATGCATGTTTGTTCCACATTGGTCAGATACCAACTTTACTTTGTTGCTGTGTGGACAAACCTGCAGATCCTGCTCATCATGTTCTTACATTGCTCCAGATAACTTGTTCAGATAGAGGGCAaggttttcagtttctttttgtacgaataaaaggtaaattatttattctgttttaaatttttaagcaTCACAGAACAATACTTTGTGACCAGATTTGAAAacatattagtttttatttttttaaactcacttAGACATAGTTttagatgtaaatattttaacattagaAATGCCTTTAAGTTGCTCCAAAAACTACCTTGAATTCCAGTGGCATAAGCAAAGCACTTATTGTGTTTCTATTAACCTTTAAGGATGTTATTCTGAATAAATATATggatttaaaatgcatttttggtGCTAGAAAAGATCTATGGCAgaagaatgaaaaatgaaaaagaaaatgaacgCATATAAAACTTGATGTACAGAGAAGTAAAGCTGGCACATAAAAGGGAAGTTGTTTAAACATTAGTAATATAGTTCTTTAATTTCCTGCAGACCGTCAGTGCCttattgctaaaatatttctCCAAATGAGGAGCTGGTTTTCAGTTTCAGCTGTAAACTTTTCTCCATTCATGCCTTGCAGTTCATCGCATCccattaacaaaagaaaatcctgtttaCTTGTTAGTGTGGAGTGTAGTTCATAAATGTTTACCATGTTAGTGCGACTTATCTACTAGGAAAATAAAGCGCCTGTCAGTTTTAACACCACACCCATGTTAGGTCACTACGGCTGAAGGCACTGTTTAAACATGTGTCTACACCCCTCCCCTTGGTGCTCCCTCCCTCTGTTCCCGTACAGGATTGATCTCCTCCTCGTCCacctccatcttcttctgcttctcgTCTTCCACATCTTCCGGAAGGTTTCTATAGGAGAAGGCAACGCTTTTTGGGTTTGATGTCTGGGGGCTCTAGGGCTGCCAAGATGGCCTCATCAAACACATTCTTCAATCCTCtctaaaaaaagataaaaacaaatcaggcacaaagagaaacatttttaatgcttaATAGGAGActtctgttcatttatttttctttacaaaatttgaACCGTGTTAAGTCAAAACTAAACCTCTTGAAGAGTTTTAGGTatatgaaggtttttatttttaagttttaaatgcagtatgtatattttgtacagtgtaggcttaattactgctctatGTTCTCTCCTCAAAAACgtcaaaacatgtaaaaaacttATCTTACATCAAAATGAGTTTTATAAATAGATATAAGATGTTAAGGTTAAAGCTTATACATAGGACTCATAATAGCTCACCCTTGCTTCCTCAGAAAGTGACTTCATAATCTCAGGAAGATAGCACTTTGTGACgtttaataagaaatatttttgaaatcatAAGATGTTACACTCCtacatcatttacatttttgcattttaaagtaaaaaactgaaattactcTTTTTTATTATGCAACTGTCACTATTTTACTCAGTACCCTCACCtacataaatcaaaataatttcaaaaaaatccttgaatgaTGCTCATCATTTGTGCTATGTGAGGTTGTGCATTTTTTGCAGAGGTTTGCTGTATTATGGACTTGACTGATTTGTTGGACctattgcatgtttttttaaaatttgttttaatgactttatGAACACTTCCTGCTCTTTCAGGCATTCATGCAATGTGCAATGCAAATGTGATCATGCACTGTTCTCTGACAAGTCCGTTACAGCCTGACAAGTCCCGTCTTGTGTAAAAGTTAAGAAACACACTCAGAATTGTAATAAACaacctgtttgtttgtgcttgGAGAGTCTGCCTTTATATGAGTTCTTTATGAATGTGgttaaaaacacattcatgtatttaaatatttggcatatattataatataatcaTTAACAGTTTTTATATGGCACCATTCTCAGGCCCCCCATTTTCTGAGGCCTTCTTCTGTTGGTAAGTTTTTTACTTTCATGGCTTAATTCCTTAGTCACAAACTAGATTAGTAAACTGACAAATTATAAATAGTTTATCAGTATTTGGACAGTTGTGACCCAGAAGAGAACTTGGACACGGTTGAGTCAGAAAGGGCTTTGGACTGTGGGGCCTTCTAGTGGTGGTGAGGTGAGAGACTGTAGTCAGAAGCAGTTGCCTCCCTCCTATTTACCTGCGTCAGTGCTGAGCACTCCACATATTTGACAGCTCTGAGCTCTCGTGCCAGTTTCTCCCCGCTTTCAGAGCTCATGGGTCGTTGTTTGTTCTTGGCCAGCTTCTCCGTTGTGTTGCTGTCATCTCTTAAATCCACCTGAGTTCCAACCAGCAGGAAGGGCGTCCGTGGGCAGTGATGAGAAATCTCAGGGACCcactatgatttaaaaaaaaaaaaaaaatttaaagtcaaTGGAATAAATTTAGATTATATTTATATCCCAAGGCTTTTATGACTGGTTCTATTGTACAGTATCTTGTTCTAAAAGCAAAGCCGAGAAGTgacactaaataaaaatttagaatCAGGCTGGGTTTTGCGCTAGATTATTTGTGTCctccatttatttatatttgtagaaaatgtctCAAAACTAAAGGCCTCAAAATATGTTTGGCTTTTCTTGCAGTAAAAACCATCAATTGAAGAAAAACTCAGTCTttcatttaagtttatttatttaactggcaaaaataaaaataatctcaagGTAAGAGCAATTGGTTGGTTTAACATTCTACCGACAGCTGATCTCAGCTACAGAGCTGCTAAATCCAAATGTAATTTTGGGAGAAAGTTATAATTATCTGCATATTGAGGATACATCACAACAAAGCTAATTATGCTGGCAGATGTATCAGTATTTTAAATCTATAATCTTCTCATTTCTTTTGGGAGTAGGATAAAATATGGATTGCAACAACTCTGAGACTgccaaaaaactaaactaaaaattaaataaataaataaaaaacagtaacTATTCAAGGGAGAACTTCAACCTATAAAATTTCATCTCTATTGTAGCAAAAATGATATTTGCATAAGTTcaataaatgatcatttctttGTCAAGTTAGGAAGAATGTCAATTGCTATACAATTAAAGTGGCCAAACCTTCTCTCTGACGTTTTCAAAGGAGGAAGGCGATACGACTGAGAAACAGACGAGGAAGACATCAGTTTGAGGGTAGCTAAGAGGTCGCAGTCTGTCATAGTCCTCCTGACCTGCAGGGGgagaaaaaattttaacaattaaataGTGACAGGAAGGAGACAAGCAAGTTACTTTAAATCTTCAACATTAAAAGAAGGGGTAATTACAACactgcatttaatttttcagttacTTTAGGTGCTAACAACATCTGAATCATCAATCACAAAAGGTTATAGTTATATGCAGATTTATTATCACCTGCAGTGTCAAACAGTCCAAGGGTGTATGGCTCCCCTCCGATCATCACTGTCACAGCATAGTTATCGAAGACCTGGTCATGAAACAGGGCAAAAGATGAAACAGACTTAAAAATAAGCTATGAGGAAGCATGGTAAAAGGGAagtgaaattgtgaaaaataacaGGAAGAGGGCTGAAGAAAGGCTTACTTAAAAAGACGCTTGACTGAATTAAATTTGTTCATATGGAATGCACAAATAAATGGAAAGTAAATGAACTTTccattaaacagatttttagaaAGGATGGCAAAAACAAGTCATCCCTTCCAACatactttgttttgctttgccaAACATTTCCAAGATGTTTTATTCACTGATGATTGTATGGACTTTCATTTATTCTCCTTTGCTGCAGTGGTGGGTTAGCCGTGCTTGCTAACAACTGATGCTGTCATCCAAGACATGTAATGTTGTCTCTGACTGACTGTCATGAATGTTTCATACAGCAACAGTGTCTTCAACCTCTTCAGCCAGAGGTTTCTTCCGATTTGTTGCAAGACctactgctactggagatcctccCTGCctacagcatcaccatccacaatgACTCAGTACATTTAGTTTCACTTGgggacaaataaataaaattacaaaaagaaactcaGGCTTTGCTTTCCGGGATTATTAAATTATGCAAAGTAAAGGTTTACCACCTATGCAGCTGTACTGAGATGTTTAGCAATATAACAAAATCCTCTTTGACCTGTTTTAATGCAAGAACTGTTTTTATCATACTTTAAcacaggggtgcccaaagttggtcctcgatggccggcatcctgcatgttttagttctctccctggtttaaagGACCTGGATCAGATGACAGCTTGTTAGAAaacctaagaagaacattgacatgctgaaaaggttgttggtactgccaggaagagaactaaaacatgcaggatgctggcccttgaggactgacATTGGGCACCCCTGCTTTAACACTACAGAAAGCCATGCTCTGACTCTGAAGccaattatttcataaaatgtgtgGGACATTGACCAATGAGCTGCAACAGCTGAGCTATTTGAACCATAGCATTTGAGATGAAGGTGAAATGGGGATGCGTCTCTGTGGgtgttttaaatatcttgtttaCTGTGTCATCtccacagcaacaaaaacaaacttcctgTTTAAATTTAACATACCCTTTGTCAGGTGGTGTTACTGCTCTGACGAAGCTCCACCCTCATGCAAGCAGAAATCATGTGAGGCTTCCCTTTTGTATGGACTGTGTTGAACAGAGTGGCTTCAAATATCCTGTTAACTAGCAGCATACCATTGAAAAGGAACGTTAAAGATATTAATATGAACTGCTGCTCAGGTGAACAAGCTTGCTGACTCTTACttattcttcttgtttttttccccatatccTCAGCCTACTGCCACGCGCAAAGACATGCAGCGCAGTTGCATGTCATGTCAACATGCATGAATATCAGTTCTTCAAAAGTGGAAATGAGCTAAAGCAGGAATGCACAGCTTCAACAAACACCCAGCcctgctgctgtttgctgtagcctgcagacattttggtttaaataaaacccagaatgCTGAGATAAGCTCCAGCTAAACCAGACTGAATAGAAGTCACATACAATTTTCTTACACCGTAAATCATAGTTGAACCAAAATTTAGCAAAATCATCTATTGGGATTgggattcatttttttatgctaTCATTTtcagatcaaatatttttttatatcagacaaagactctacaagtaaaaacaaaacgtcATCTTGTACAATAGAAGCTGTCCAAACCAACATGGGAGAATTGGgacaatggaccttaccaagcttaCCAACCAACCTAGAAAATCCCACGTGGCAGCAAGTCTGACAAACAAAGCCTTGCGgcgcgttgtttctatgtaaacgtGGCGTCTTCCACTTCGACTGattctctgcagtgtatttctgactcGACTAGtacatcatttctaccggattttcacaatatattagctactacaatggacagaggaactaagaagttcatgtcatcttttttggATGAGATCAAGATGTTTGATGCCTCCAACATTGTGCACgtcacagcaaaatgctttcGCTGGATGAGGAAAACAGGAGATCCACACACCCTTTACATTAGGGGTGGGCACTCATTATAGTCATTAAACATTTCCACAACTAAGACTGtatagcagacaggcttcaaggtgtagtagttgtatcagtactgccaTTTTACTGTACTTAGCTAATGGGAATCAGCTGACAAGGCGAGAGTCCGGTGGACATCGGAggtgatatgtggaaatgttcattactatatgtaaaggtcatttttatatgTGGTTATCTTTTATcacttaaaatgagtccacaaatGATCACTACTGCTTCTACATCTATTCTAAATTCACATATGGTATGTTGGGGATTtcactggattttcttctggaatcgggATGTTTGTGAGCGGAATCGGttcgtgtgtggtgtgttgctcctgccttGTGGCTGGACACACAAACCAATTAAACCTGTTGTACTTTTATCGGCTTGTGCCAATAAAAGTACAACAGGTctgtgaaccagacctaaaactcacaagccCTACTCCTCTCATCTCGACCACTGCCCtaacgctctctgactctggtcgctatggtaatgtttacatatcccttcaaaataagatacagatgtaccacaaaagcaaaaattttacttttgtgaaaattttaactcacgATAACGACTAATGGGAGctctgagcttgtttctctgcaacgagACAGCGCCACCTGGAAATGATGAGAGACAATCACACCCaaagtgttgcttatgcacaggTTGCTTGGTCTCTACGTGGTGAAGCCGTTTGAAggcttcattgcctcattaacGAGCTGGTCACCATATAATGCAGAGCAGGCTTGGAATGTGAAAATCACCTACTAAGATAAATCCATTCTCTTATCTCTTCTCCGGGCCTTTTCCCtttgcaaagaaactttccaaagacatctgatctgtttcttactcattttgctgcttgtgggctcaatgttggcgcgcaagacgtaaccaaGAAAATCTGgttaaagaatttttaaaataaaagatcctccagattcaaataatacataaaacagaaatatttaattatttacatacGCTGTAAATAGACCAACATTATTTACATAGTgaattaaatttactttaattccATCATTActtataaaaacaactaaatgtgCATTAGTTCAGTTCAAGAAGCTGAGTTGGAAAGGCAGTCTGAGGTGAATCACACCGACATGTATGgacaaaaacaggcaaaaggaAACAGAGCGGAAGGGCGAGGCAAGGGAAATATGTTGACTTCAGTAAAGTCAAGTAAAGATGGGATACTCCGAGGCCTACACTATAGGCGCAATCTCAGAAATTTACCTTAATACATTTCTTGTACCATAATACAAggttttcaaatttgttttaaaataaaaatctaaacatgtgGCGAAAAGAATTATTCCACCACCTCTTGCTGGAAATTGAATAAGTTCACAGTGGGATGGTGTCATCAGCAGGATGCGCAGTTAGTTTTTCTATGTTCAGGGGACTGATGGCAAAACCTAAGATGTTAAAGCTTGGTATTTCCTAATAATATCACTGGTTTTGGTCTTAATAATGTGGTTTATTCAATATTGTTCTACAATAATCCCCTGAGACCTTCACAAAACAGCTTTGATTAAGCTGGCATTAAATATTACACACGATCAGTTCATTTACTAATTAGATAACAACTTGAGGCAACTGGAGGTACCTGATTTAATTTAGCGGTTTCAGAGAATGGAATGAAGaagaatataaatatgttttttgctttgtcaAATGTAGAAAAGGTCAGGtaatgtgaatacttttgcactgAGTTGGGCAGTAACTAGCTACATTTCCTCAGTTGCATTTACTTGAataactttttggaaaatatttacttttagtaGTATTTTTACCATGCTCttcattttacttttccttGAGTAAGTTTATTCTGAAGTATTACTACTCTCACTGGAGTAAAATTTAGCAATTTCACTGAATGAACAACAAGtctgttttaaccaaaaaaatcaccaaacagacacacatttgcagttttagttaaagtttcatagaaagaaattgatttggaaaaatgtttcttctgcctgattttgttatttggtAATTATATAAATTTATGAGTTATTTTCACTTTCCTCCTTAAAATACAGACATTTCCACGTATccattttggtctgtctgacgatgtacttttgaaatattaaaggGCTGATGTGTTCTAAAATTCGGttttattcttacttgagtaatttcttgggcTGCTCTTTGTTACCTACTTCAGTATACGTTTTTGGATTACGCTATGACTAAAGCAACTCCAGCAAACAACCCAATCAAAAACAGATACagtaaaaaaagtttaatattaaaaaatgtacacCATCTGTACTGTTGATATAGAAATGATGCCAAATCAAAAAACAAGATACCccttgaaaaaaacaataaatcagtaaattcTGAGGAGAGGGTTAGACTTAGTCACCCTCTCCTTGAAAATCACCTCTCCTACTGTGGTGATTGTCAGATGACTCACAGGAAACAACATTGCAAGAAGCTGCAACAACACAATGAATTAAAGAGGAAACCGGAGGTTGGTCTGCGTTTGCTGTGATGAATCGGTTGACAAGGCTACAGCTGAGCATGCTTCTAAAGCTGGAACGCAAGAGCTAATATATAAAACTGTGAGAAAAACTACTTGTTCAAACGTTCTTGTAATTTATCCTGGAGGCTATAAGGAAATATAGATGAAAGGTTTACcataaagtggaaaaataagGTTGTTTCTAATAATAGAAACACAGGCAGGAAGAGGATGTTGTTTAGGTGATAAGAATTCTAACAATAAAACCATAACTGACCAAAATGCAAATGCAATTTGACAAACTGGAGAGATAAGAATAGTATTATATGAAAATTgtagacaaaataaattaatatggaaataaaGATGCAGTTTTATGGGAAGCAAGCTACATAAGTATATAAATCAGTGCTAAAAACAGGattaacagaaacagaagtaaaaattGAGTCAGCATTGCTGGTTCTGCAAACGTCTCATCAAACTGGGCTAAGAAGTGCCAAGAGAAGAAGCTGCCTATACACTGAATGTTTCCAACTTAAAGTCAGCTGCTGTTACGAGGCAGAACGCAGAGTTTGCATCCTCAGCAGAGAATCTGAACCACATTTTgcataaagctgcagaatgttgGGGTTCTGTTACTCAGCAGGGTGCTGCTCCAATACTTACAATCAAACAGAATATGCATGGCTGATTTCATAAGACGCAACAAACTGCCACCAAGAGTTGCATAAATCCAAAATgtatacattaaaatgaaatcataCCAAGTTTGGGATTTTTCAATGATGTTTATAATATAACTATGAGTGTAAACTGtatctttgaaataaaaaagcataagaacaaaactaattttgatCTCTCTCATTTTGAAAACATCTAATCAGTTTAGGGAACTGataataaaagtgaaagtaGATCTCTGTGTTTATGCCAGCATACATTCTCAGGTGTGCAAGATCAGTCTCGCTTGTGCGGGAATTTAACAAGAACTATTCTGGAACCACTCCCAGCAGTAATCTGATCCATAAAACTCAGGCACTCTGCAGATCGACCAACAAACGGAGGCTAAATCAGTTGCTGAATGGCCAGAAAGGGTTGAAACTCACTGATCTGTCTTCAGCTTTATTGTGCAAACTTCtgatacattttgtttaaaggGAAAAACAACCCTTTGGTATAAACttacagtgaaatgtaacaTTATATTCATGTTTGGCAGTAGTGTGATATCTTTCAGTTTCATAAAGGTTGGTGTTCTGGAAAaagctcattttgttttctcagtccAGGCACTGTAAACAAGTATCACTTCCTTTGTGCCAGGAAAGAGCTGCACAGTGTTAAGGGTAAAAAAATAACCCTGCTTCTGTAGCTCTATAAATATCAATTCATATCTGCTTTGACCACTTCACAGTGTATAACAAGTGGTATTTTATTATTGGTTACTCACAGTTGGTACGTATTCAGAAGGAAACTTGTTGGTTGTGTAGGAGATGAGCAGGCAAGTTTTCCCCACAGCACCATCACCCACTACCACACATTTTATAGTCTGCATCTGGGGAGGAGAGATTAATG from Gambusia affinis linkage group LG14, SWU_Gaff_1.0, whole genome shotgun sequence includes the following:
- the LOC122843911 gene encoding cell division control protein 42 homolog encodes the protein MQTIKCVVVGDGAVGKTCLLISYTTNKFPSEYVPTVFDNYAVTVMIGGEPYTLGLFDTAGQEDYDRLRPLSYPQTDVFLVCFSVVSPSSFENVREKWVPEISHHCPRTPFLLVGTQVDLRDDSNTTEKLAKNKQRPMSSESGEKLARELRAVKYVECSALTQRGLKNVFDEAILAALEPPDIKPKKRCLLL